ATACCGATGACAAAAGCCAGTAGCGTTGCCAGTGCGCTGACGCACAGCGAGGTACGCGTCCCCCAAATCAGCCGGGAAAGCAGGTCGCGGCCAAGATTATCCGTTCCCAGCCAGTTTTGCGGCGTCATCTCGCTCCAGGCGCTGCCGACCACCTGGTCAGGTGCCCAGGGGGCCAGCCACGGGGCAAACAGCGCCACTAAAATAAACAGACTCAGCCCGATAATGCCGGGGAGTACGGCAAGTTTTACTCTCAACATCCACAACAATTCCTGGTAACATCCCGGCGCCCCGTGTCAGGCCCCAAGATAAAAAAACACGCCGCTGGTTAGCGGCCGTGACGCAAACGCGGGTTAGCCAACAGGGCGACCACATCTGCCAGAAGGTTCAGCAGAATATAGATACCTGCCAGCAGTAGCGCGCAGTCCTGGATCACCGGGACATCGCGTTTACTGATGCTGTCCACCATATATTGGCCCAGACCGGGATAAACGAAGACGTTTTCGACAATGACTACGCCCACCATCAGCCATGCCAGGTTGAGCACAATCACATTGATAATCGGCCCCCAGGCATTAGGCAACACATGTCGGAACAGGATCGCGGAAGGCGACAGCCCTTTCATCAAGGCCGTATCGACCCAGGCGGCGTTCTGCGCGCTGACCAGTGCCGCGCGCGTCATATTGCTCATGTGCCCAAGAATAGCCAGAATCAGCGTCATACAAGGCAGGGCAACGGCCTGGAGTCGGTCGCCGAGCGGCATATCGTCAGAAATACTGCTGTTGCTGGGCAGCCAGAATAGCGTGATGGAGAAAATCAGGATCAGCAGATAGCCGGAGAAGAATTCCGGTAAAGAAACGGCGGCGCGCGTAAACAGGTTAAGCAGCCGGTCGATCCAGCTGCCGTGGTAACGTGCGGAGATAAACCCAATTACCAGCGCCAGCGGCACCGCGACAATCGCGGTAAAGAAGGCCAGTGACAGTGTGTTGGCCAGCCGGTCGAGCAGTACCGGAGCAATCGCTTCACGGCTGGTGAAACTTTGCCCGAAATCGCCCTGTAATACGCCAGTCAGCCAGGCAATATAACGGCTTAGCGCTGGCTGATCTAATCCCAGCTGTTGATTTAACGCCGCCACAGCCTGCGGCGTGGCCGTTTGCCCCAAAATTGCGGTTGCTGCATTGCCCGGCAACAGCTGAATGCCGATGAAAATCAGCATTGAGACCACCAGCAGCATAGCCAGCCCAGCCAGCAGACGCAGACCGATCAGTTTAAGCAGGGGAAAGTGCCCTTTTATTCCAGGTGCATAAAATAGACTCATGGGAGATTATGCAAACCACACTTTTTCCGCCGCGCGGTTGCCGCTCATTGTAAAGCCCGGAATGGCAACGAAACCACGGATTTTACTGCTGGCTGCATCCAGCGCATCGGCATACAGCGGGATGATTTCGCTACCTTTTTCCACCAGCATTACCTGAATATCATGGTAAATCTGTTGGCGCTTCTGCTCATCCTGTTCAGCGCGCGCCGCTTTGACCAGCAGATCGAAGGCGGGCTCTTTCCACTGTGACTCATTCCACGGGGCGTTACTGGTAAATACCAGCGACAGCAGCGCATCCGCCGTTGGGCGCAGCGCCCAGTTGGAGGAGACAAAGGGCTTCTTCATCCAGACGTTATCCCAAAAAGCATCGTCCGGCACGCGCTCGACCTTCAGCGGAATACCGGCACGGGCGGCGGAGTTTTGGTATAGCTGCCCGGCATCAACCGCTCCAGGGAAACCGGCTTCGGCCACCGACAGCACCAGAGGCCCATCAAAGCCACTTTTCTTCCAGTGATACCTGGCTTTCTCCGGGTCATAGGGCCGCTGCGGAATGTCTTTAGCAAAGTACGGGCTCGATGGGAAAATCGGATTGTCATTGGCCACGGTGCCGTAGCCGCTGAGGACGGTGCTGATAATCTGCTGACGATCAATAGCGTATTTTAGCGCCAGGCGTCCATCCAGCGTATTAAAGGGGGCCGCGTTGGCCAGGCCTGGGAAGGTAAAGATCTGACTGTCGCGTGAACGCAGCAGCTGAACGGTCGGCATCTTTTTCAGACGATCGACAATACGCGGGTTGACGCGGTTAATCAGGTGCGCGGAACCGCTGGCCAGAGCAGCAACGCGGGCAGTGGAATCATTCATCGCCAACGTTTCAACAGAATCAACATGACCACGAGCCGGGTTCCAGTGGTTAGGATTACGCTTCACCAGCGTACGCACGCCGGGCTTAAAGTTTTCAAGAATAAAAGCACCAGTGCCAATGCCTTTATCAAAGCTCTCATTTTCGGCCGTAATGGCGAAATGAACGTCACTGAGTAGCGCGATAAACTCTACATTTGGCTCTTTCAGCTTGATGACCACCTGATTTGCCGTGGCGGCTTCAAGAGATATCACCGGCTCCAGGTAGCCTTTGACAGAAGAACTGGATTTTTCGTCGCGATGATGATTAAGCGAATAAACCACATCTTTCGCACTTAAGGTGCGGCCATCATGAAACTGTACGCCCTGACGGATATTCACAATCCAGGTTTTACTGCCGTCATGAGCTTCCCAGCTTTCCGCCAGTGAGGGGATAATTTTTCCCTGCTCATCAACCTCGACCAGACAGTTAAACAGCTGCGAACCAACGAAATACATATAGGATTCAAACCAGAACGCCGGGTCCAGGCGGTCGGTACTGGACGCATTATCGATGCCAACGATCAGGTGACCGCCCTTTTTAGCGGTCTCCGGTGCAGCTTCAGCTGCCCAGAGCGAGGATAAAGGCCAGCCGCCGCAGGCAGCAGCAACCGAAAAGGCACCGGTAGTTTTGATAAAGTTGCGACGATTCATGATGTTGTGTTTCCTGGTTTTTATTTTTTTTCCGCGGCGCGGTTGAGTAAAGGATATTTATTTCAGCGCGCTTGCCAGACGCTGGATATGTTCGGGGCCAATGCCACAACAGCCGCCTATCAGAGTGGCTCCTGCCGCCACCCACTCCTGCGCCCAGCCTAAATACCCTTCTGGATGGGTATCCTGACGGATACCGCTCAGCCCTTCGTTGGCCCCCCCCTCGTTGCTGCCTTGCTCAAAGGCATTGGCGTAAACGCCAATGCCAGCACTGGAGCCCAGGCGACCCAAGGTGGCCGCAGCCTGCTGCACCGCTGAGAGCATCACTTCCGGACTGCTACAGTTAAACAGAATAGTGGCCGCGCCTTTCTCCACCGCCAGCGCAACGGCATCAGAAACACTTTCACCCGAACGCAGGGTGCTGTTTTGTCGCGTCTGGTCAGGATCATCATGCAGGCTGAACGACAGCCATAAAGGATGAGGCTGGTTTACTACCGCCTGGTGGATTGCCTGCACTTCAGCCAGGGAGCTGATCGTTTCCCCGAGCCAAATATCAACGTAAGGAGCCAGCGCCGCCACCTGAATCTGATAGATTTTCAGCGCCTCTCTGGCATCAAACAGATCTGGTCGATACGAGCCCAAAGCCGGTGGCAAACTGCCCGCCACCTGCACCGGATGTGCGGCAGCTTCAGCAGCCTGACGCGCCAACTGACCTGCCAGAGTAGACAGGCGCTCAGCATCCGCTTTAAAACGCGCTTCACCGATATGGAAGGGAACGATGGCATAGCTGTTGGTGGTAATGATGTCGGCCCCGGCGGAAATAAAGCTATCGTGAACTTCCCGTACCCGTTGTGGAGCCTCATACAGAGCCAGTGCAGACCACTCAGGCTGGCGGAAGGGGGCCCCCACTCTGGCCAGTTCACGCCCCATTCCCCCATCCAGGATCTTAATCTGCTGCGTCATTGGTCTGCTCCCGTAAAGAAAAGTCTGATGTCGCCATGCTACATAAGTTGATGGCTACATGTCCAGACGTCCATAAGGATTAATGCAGGATAGTTTGGCACGCCGGTTTTCAGAAAAGGAGTTTCGCCAGCCCAAGACCCAGCGCAAGCAGCCCGAGCTGCGAAGTGGCAAACCACTTGGTTTGTGCGGCCAAAGACTGGTGAAGCTCGCTACGCAGGCTCTCCATTTTACCTTCAAGCCGGAAGAAATCCTCTTTGGTCGCATAGTTAGACTTGATTACCCCCAGATCAATCTTCAGGATGCCGACATCATCCTTCAGCTTACCCACGTCGTCTTTCAACGTGCCGACATCGTCTTTCAAGCGGTCAACATCAATTTTGAGCCCCCCTACGTCCGTTTTTAACATGCCGACATCGGTCTGTAACAGGCCAAGATGCCCTTCCAGTTTATCCATGCGACTTTCCATGTTCCGTCCTTAGTCAGGTTTACGTTTGCACACTAATTATGCGATCCGACGTGGGTAATCATAATTGAGAGGATGAGGAATGAACAAGCCAGACACAGGCGAAATTCTTCGGCCTGTGCCGAAGAAATGGAATGTAACGACGTGAAAACTAACTCGCTGAAAGTAATGATAATTGAACGAGTAAGTCGAGCTACTCGGCGTGATTCTGGGATTGAGGAAAATAAAAAAACGCCGGCAGCGGAAGCCACCGGCGGGAGAGAGTTTAGTGCTGACCTAACAGGTTGCCGATGATGATAGCGGTGATCACTCCGGTGGCCGCCGCTATCAGCACATAGTTGCCGTCAACGTAAGCCCAGTGCGCACCGCGGGGAGGCATGTCCAGCCCGCGTTCGCGCCAGTCGTAAACACGGTAGTCGTTGCCGCGATAGCGCGGGGGAGCCGGATGCCCACGGCGAAAATCATCGCCTCGCCAGGTGAAATGATTACGCTCACCGCGGTCTCCCCGATCATCATGCCCGTGACCGTGGAAGTGGCGATCGCCACCACGGTCATCCTGTCTGTCCTGCTGCTGGTGCCTCGACCAGTCCGGGCCATCACCGGGGCCTTGCGCATAAGACAGGTTAATAAACAAACTGCTTACTGTGAAAACGCCAATCATGGCTGCCCGCATTATTTTTTTCATCGTGAAATCCTCATTTAGCCCACGGCCTTCTGGCTGCCGCAAGACCACTATCGGGGATAGCACAATCATTCCCTATCTCTTCAAGTCCGAAAGCAGGGAAATTAACGCGTTTTTTTCACAGTCTTAACGGTTTGCTTACCCGATACGTTGCCTCATCTCCCCGGACGAGGATTAGTTTTCCAGCTGGTAGTCGAGGGTAATTTCGGTATTAAGCAGTTTAGATATTGGGCACCCCGCTTTTGCCTGCTGGATGATGCCATCAAAGGTGGATGTATCAATCCCCGGCAGCTTCACCTTGCTTTGCAGCGCGACGTTAGTAATGGCAAAACCACCGTCCACCTTATCCAGTGAGACATCGGCCGTGGTATCGATACTTTCCGGCGTATATCCGGCATCGCCCAACATAAGTGAAAGCGCCATCGAGAAACAGGAGGCGTGTGCGGCGCCAATGAGTTCTTCAGGATTGGTACCCGGCTTGCCTTCGAAACGGGTATTAAATCCATAGGGCTGCTGGCTGAGCGCACCGCTTTCGGTGGAAACCGTGCCTTTACCCTGCTTAATATTGCCTTCCCAGTGTGCCTGTCCTTTCTTATGAATGGTCATTGTTGTTCTCCGGTTGTTTTACATCAGCTGCAAGTATAGACGCTGTGACGGAGCGCGCCTTTTAAGTCATCGAAAAAAGCCCGGCACCAATGAAATCCACCCGGTGTAGCGAGCGGAATATGCCTATCGCCATCAGGGAGCCCTGTCGATAAATGTTTGCGCTATTATTTTCCACGATACGTTGCCTGAGCACTCTGTCACCTGTCAGGCAATCGGCAGTGTATGTTACACTTCGCGCTTCCGGTTTATTGTAATGACAAGGTATATAGTGTGAATAAAAGAGCGATTGCTCCAGTGGTGATTTTTCTGGCTGCGATGACGTTTTTGATCTGGTTTATCGCCTCTGGCGCGGCGATGCCCGGTGGCTGAGAGAGTGGTACTGGCGGAGGGCGGATAACTACCATCGGCATTGGCCGACGGCAATGGATTATCAGCTGGCAAAGGCCTTATAGCTAACCATCATTTGGGCTTTACAGAAAATGCAGTTGGCACCGTGAGGATTTTTGGCAGTGATGTTGAAGACTGAAAAGCGGTACTGGCATCCGTTACAAGACGGACACTGATATTTGATATTTTGGATAATAAACCTGCTTACTTTTTATAATTCGAAAAATCAAGTTAACACGATTTTCACATTCTGTCAGAATTATTCACGCTGAGCTACTCGCGCCGCACAGCGTGGCTTACGGTCATGACGGTAGCCGGATGTTCTCTGCCCTGCCTGTGACCTCGTAAAGCCGCCCGGAACGGGCCACCAACCTCTTTCCTGTCTGAGCGGGTTGCACCAGGCAAGCATTTAGCATATCGGGAAAGTAGTGCGGTAGCGAAGCTACCGTGCCCTGGTCAAAAATAATTGCGGGCGGTATGGGCGAATTAGCGCTAGCAAAGTCCAATCATTTTTATTAACTGTGTTACACTGCGCCACGCAATGCGGCCATCGTATAATGGTATTACCTCAGCTTCCCAAGCTGATGACGCGGGTTCGATTCCCGCTGGCCGCTCCAACAAGACTGAAGCCCTCCCTCCAAACGATCCGCTCAGCTTTGACTTGCCGCGTAACTTTTTACCTTGCCATTATGTAGCCTGATGGTCAGCGTTCTTCCCTTTGTGGTACTCATCGTTTTCGCCTGGCTCCATGTCCACATCATAATACTTTGCCCCTGCGGAAAAGGCGTTTCAGAAGACGGCTGACCGAATAAGGCGATCAGATCCTGCTTTGTCGTGACGTCACTTTTTATCTGGGCCAGCTTGGCGTCATCAAAATTCTGCCCCACCGATGCCGTACACGCGCTTAACATCGCCCATGCCAGCCACGTTAACACTATTCTTCTCATAGTAAACTTCTCTGCCGTTTCGTCGATCCGAAGCTGACTAAACTACCTTATAAACCACTCAAATAGCGATTATCCTGGCGCTATCGGTGATGACTTTAACTATGCCACCACGTTCACCGGCCGGACATGATTACCCGTGCGGGCGGAATGGACAGCATTAGCTATAATAACCGCTTATCATACTGATGACAGGTGGTCTATGTTGTGGCTCGAGCAGGGTTTATATCTGAAAGTGCATGAAATGGAAAATGGCCCGCGTCCACTTCCTTTACAGAGTGGTTTCAGTATTCACACGGCCTACCGCGTATTAGGTTGCTTCAATCCATCAGAAACATCTGATGCCTACTATATTCTTTCTAACGACCGTGATGAAATTTGGTTCATCTGTAACCGCCATTTACGCACCGTAGGTTTGATTAACGAGGGGAGCGATTTCAGACTCCCTTTGACTGCCCATCAATAAATATAGAGCGATGAACGGAATGGCCCCTTCCTTTAGTTGAACATGTCCACTAAAAGGAAGGGGCTAAATATTGAGGTAACGCGCGCTATGGCTCGCCTCTGCGGGGGATTAAACCGGTCATCCGCCATCTCACTCTCAATATTCAGGGCGCTAATGATTTTCCGTTTCGTTCATGATTTCTACCAGAACTAGCGGGCATTTTTTTACCTTACAGGCCTGTGAGTAGGCCAGACTGCATACGGAACAGAGATCCTTCGCCTCCGTTTCATAATGATACTCCATAAAATAACGGAATTTTCCGCCGCAAGGATCTGTCCGACAGAAATGTTGCGGCTCAAAAATCTCATTAAGCTGCTTGAATGTCAGGGCTGAAGGGTTATGAAACCCGACTCTTACGCGATATGTTGTCATGCTACGATTATTTTCTAGCGGCCCCCCAGATACAAAACGTTGTTAATACTCACTGGGATAGGAGAAACCTTTACTAAAGCCTGGCGTATATCGTGACGAGTGAGCTTGTATAACACGGAGAGAGAAAAATAAGCCAATAACGGAAGTAATTGACGTCATCGATTATATGTTTAGCAAGCTCCCCCCGCCATGATAAAGTTTAAAAAATAAGGCGCGTCTGCGAGATACGAATGGCGGGCCAACGTCAACTGGACTAGCGGGCGACATCTCTGCCCGATAAATATCCAGCTTCACTTGAATCAACCGCTATCCCGGCTGCCAGTAAACAGGCCTACGGCACAATACAGAAACGCTCTCTATGATAAGTGAGGGTCATACCTGTATCCTCCCACCGCCAAGCTGCTGGCCGCAAGGAGTCGGTTCAGAAGGGGCAGATCGTCTGCACAACCGTTTTGAAACAGGATGAAAACTGCCTCGCGTCGGTCACGCTTTCGATTTTTTACTCCCTTTTTTACGGGGACCGTTTTCGGATGAAGGAGATATCGCTGACTTCGAGCACGGCCTGTTTCCTTAGGTCAGAACACGACTAATGAATACCGCTCATAGTCCCTATTCCCCTCCTGTCATTATCAACAAGCTCGGATCCGTTAGCATAGGCCTATCTCACTATATCCAGACGGATCGCTATGCTTAACCTACAGGGTCGAACGCAGTCAGTTACGGCTAAACAAACCGGTCTCACATTTGTACTTATTCTCAGTGCGTTAATGGCCGTCACTTCCTTATCAACCGATATCTATCTTCCGTCCATGCCCGTTATGGCGAAAGATTTACATGGCGATGCAGAACTCACAATCACCGGTTTCTTACTCGGCTTTTGTATTGCACAGCTGATATGGGGACCGATTAGCGATCGCGTCGGGCGACGTCTGCCGCTGTTCATCGGAATGGGTTTATTCGTGACAGGCTCAGTCGGTTGTGCGCTATCAACGGATATCGTGCAAATCGTCTTCTGGCGCGTTTTTCAGGCTTTGGGTGCCTGTACCGGCCCAATGGTGGCACGTGCGATGATCCGCGATTTGTTTAGCCGTACTCGTGCAACGCAGATGTTTTCGACACTGATCATCATCATGGCAATCGCACCGATAGCGGGGCCGCTGATTGGCGGGCAAATGATCAAAGTCACCTCGTGGCACGCCATTTTCTGGCTTTTGGCGATTATCGGTTCACTCATGCTGATGTCGTTATTCTGGCTACCGGAAACATTAGATGTTAACAAACGTTCGCAAGCCCCTATATCCAGCGCCTTTAGTCACTATTACGCATTACTGACCAACGTTAAATACATGCGTTTTACGCTCTGCCTGACCTTTTACTACGTTGCCGCCTATGCCTTTATCACCGGCTCACCGGCTGTGTACATCACGTATTTTGGTGTTGACCCGCAGCATTACGGTTGGCTGTTTGCAGTAAACATTGTGGGATTGATGGCTGTAAGCATGGTCAACAAGCGTCTGGTTCATCGCTATCCTTTAGAAGCATTATTGAAGGTTGCAGTTTTCATCGCTGCCCTTGCCGCAATCGTACTGGCTGTGACAACCGGACTGGGCGTTGGTGGAATTGGCGTCATTGTGGGGGCCGTTTTTGTTTTCTTCTCTATGAATGGCATCATCGCGGCAACTTCCACAGCGTGCGCGCTAGACGCAGTACCGAACGCTGCAGGCTCAGCATCGGCGTTAATGGGAGCATTGCAATACGGTAGCGGCATCATTTCATCGTTGCTCCTGGCACTATTTGGTGACGGTACGCCATGGACAATGAGTTGGATTATTATGGCGTTTACGGCAGCCAGCGCCGTGATAGCACTTACCATTCAGGTTGAAAAATAACGATCGCATGCTCCTGTTAATATTTATGAATTCCATTCATAAAGGCTATTTCATAGGCGTGATGATCTTTCTTCGCGACGTCGTTAGTCTTAGATGTGCAACCGAATAAGTTCTGTTCAGGTTTTTGACCTAACGCAGCCGGCTCCGCGCTACGCAAGGCAAACGTCGGCTGGCGTCGATACGAGACTGATTGTTCTTATTCGTGAACCTGGCAAATAAGGTCAGTCATGGAGGCTATACAATTCTCTCTGACAACTCAGATATTATTGACCTGCAAACATCACAAAGGACGCAATTTTGACGACGATGCGAAAAAGGCTGGCCACCTGCATGATGGCAGGTAGCCTGGTGGCTCAGTCTGTCTATGCCGGGCCATTAGTTATTAAGGAACAAGGAAGCTTTGCCGCAGGTGGCTCTCTCATCACCGCCCCCGGGAAATTTGACGCGAAGAAGCCGCTGGAACCCGCTGGTCAAACTTATCATGGCGATCATGCGTCTGTGTTCTATCAAATCCCTGAGGATCCTCACAAATACTCCATCGTCATGTTGCATGGCGCAGGCCAGTTTTCTCATACCTGGGAAAGTACACCGGATGGTCGCGAAGGATTCCAGAACATATTCCTGCGCCGTGGATTCTCCACTTATCTTGTCGATCAACCCCGTCGTGGCGGTGCCGGGCGCACGACAGTAGAAAGTACCGTTACGCCGAAACCGGATGAGCAGATGTGGTTTAATCAGTTCCGCGTTGGTATCTGGCCGGAGTATTTTAAAGGCGTCCAGTTCTCTCACGATAAAGAAGCATTGAACCAGTATTTCCGCCAGATGACCCCCAACACAGGGCCATTTGATGTCAACGTGATTTCTGATGCCATGTCCGCCGTGTTGGATAAATCCGGCCCGGCTATCCTCTTCACCCACTCTCAGGGCGGCGGACCAGGCTGGTACACCGCGATGAAAAACGACAAGGTCAAAGCCATTGTTGCCTTCGAGCCAGGTAGCAGTTTTGTCTTCCCAAGGGAAGAACTACCGACACCATTGCCCAGCGCATTCGACACATTAAAAGGTGAGCCTGTTCCAATGGAACAGTTTATGTCGCTGACTAAAATTCCGATCCTGATTATCTACGGCGATAACATACCTGATAAGCCAGTAGCCATGCCCGCACAGGACAGCTGGCGAGTCCGCCTGACTATGGCTCGTGAGTGGCGTGACGTGGTAAATAAACATGGCG
This DNA window, taken from Erwinia tasmaniensis Et1/99, encodes the following:
- a CDS encoding ABC transporter permease, with product MSLFYAPGIKGHFPLLKLIGLRLLAGLAMLLVVSMLIFIGIQLLPGNAATAILGQTATPQAVAALNQQLGLDQPALSRYIAWLTGVLQGDFGQSFTSREAIAPVLLDRLANTLSLAFFTAIVAVPLALVIGFISARYHGSWIDRLLNLFTRAAVSLPEFFSGYLLILIFSITLFWLPSNSSISDDMPLGDRLQAVALPCMTLILAILGHMSNMTRAALVSAQNAAWVDTALMKGLSPSAILFRHVLPNAWGPIINVIVLNLAWLMVGVVIVENVFVYPGLGQYMVDSISKRDVPVIQDCALLLAGIYILLNLLADVVALLANPRLRHGR
- a CDS encoding ABC transporter substrate-binding protein → MNRRNFIKTTGAFSVAAACGGWPLSSLWAAEAAPETAKKGGHLIVGIDNASSTDRLDPAFWFESYMYFVGSQLFNCLVEVDEQGKIIPSLAESWEAHDGSKTWIVNIRQGVQFHDGRTLSAKDVVYSLNHHRDEKSSSSVKGYLEPVISLEAATANQVVIKLKEPNVEFIALLSDVHFAITAENESFDKGIGTGAFILENFKPGVRTLVKRNPNHWNPARGHVDSVETLAMNDSTARVAALASGSAHLINRVNPRIVDRLKKMPTVQLLRSRDSQIFTFPGLANAAPFNTLDGRLALKYAIDRQQIISTVLSGYGTVANDNPIFPSSPYFAKDIPQRPYDPEKARYHWKKSGFDGPLVLSVAEAGFPGAVDAGQLYQNSAARAGIPLKVERVPDDAFWDNVWMKKPFVSSNWALRPTADALLSLVFTSNAPWNESQWKEPAFDLLVKAARAEQDEQKRQQIYHDIQVMLVEKGSEIIPLYADALDAASSKIRGFVAIPGFTMSGNRAAEKVWFA
- a CDS encoding homocysteine S-methyltransferase family protein, with translation MTQQIKILDGGMGRELARVGAPFRQPEWSALALYEAPQRVREVHDSFISAGADIITTNSYAIVPFHIGEARFKADAERLSTLAGQLARQAAEAAAHPVQVAGSLPPALGSYRPDLFDAREALKIYQIQVAALAPYVDIWLGETISSLAEVQAIHQAVVNQPHPLWLSFSLHDDPDQTRQNSTLRSGESVSDAVALAVEKGAATILFNCSSPEVMLSAVQQAAATLGRLGSSAGIGVYANAFEQGSNEGGANEGLSGIRQDTHPEGYLGWAQEWVAAGATLIGGCCGIGPEHIQRLASALK
- a CDS encoding RcnB family protein, with product MKKIMRAAMIGVFTVSSLFINLSYAQGPGDGPDWSRHQQQDRQDDRGGDRHFHGHGHDDRGDRGERNHFTWRGDDFRRGHPAPPRYRGNDYRVYDWRERGLDMPPRGAHWAYVDGNYVLIAAATGVITAIIIGNLLGQH
- a CDS encoding OsmC family protein — its product is MTIHKKGQAHWEGNIKQGKGTVSTESGALSQQPYGFNTRFEGKPGTNPEELIGAAHASCFSMALSLMLGDAGYTPESIDTTADVSLDKVDGGFAITNVALQSKVKLPGIDTSTFDGIIQQAKAGCPISKLLNTEITLDYQLEN
- a CDS encoding YoaK family small membrane protein, whose product is MNKRAIAPVVIFLAAMTFLIWFIASGAAMPGG
- the ymcF gene encoding cold shock small protein YmcF; the encoded protein is MIQNIKYQCPSCNGCQYRFSVFNITAKNPHGANCIFCKAQMMVSYKAFAS
- a CDS encoding multidrug effflux MFS transporter — its product is MLNLQGRTQSVTAKQTGLTFVLILSALMAVTSLSTDIYLPSMPVMAKDLHGDAELTITGFLLGFCIAQLIWGPISDRVGRRLPLFIGMGLFVTGSVGCALSTDIVQIVFWRVFQALGACTGPMVARAMIRDLFSRTRATQMFSTLIIIMAIAPIAGPLIGGQMIKVTSWHAIFWLLAIIGSLMLMSLFWLPETLDVNKRSQAPISSAFSHYYALLTNVKYMRFTLCLTFYYVAAYAFITGSPAVYITYFGVDPQHYGWLFAVNIVGLMAVSMVNKRLVHRYPLEALLKVAVFIAALAAIVLAVTTGLGVGGIGVIVGAVFVFFSMNGIIAATSTACALDAVPNAAGSASALMGALQYGSGIISSLLLALFGDGTPWTMSWIIMAFTAASAVIALTIQVEK
- a CDS encoding alpha/beta hydrolase, producing the protein MRKRLATCMMAGSLVAQSVYAGPLVIKEQGSFAAGGSLITAPGKFDAKKPLEPAGQTYHGDHASVFYQIPEDPHKYSIVMLHGAGQFSHTWESTPDGREGFQNIFLRRGFSTYLVDQPRRGGAGRTTVESTVTPKPDEQMWFNQFRVGIWPEYFKGVQFSHDKEALNQYFRQMTPNTGPFDVNVISDAMSAVLDKSGPAILFTHSQGGGPGWYTAMKNDKVKAIVAFEPGSSFVFPREELPTPLPSAFDTLKGEPVPMEQFMSLTKIPILIIYGDNIPDKPVAMPAQDSWRVRLTMAREWRDVVNKHGGDVTVTHLPEVGIKGNTHFPFSDLNNVQIADLVSQFLQEKNLQ